The following are encoded together in the Triticum dicoccoides isolate Atlit2015 ecotype Zavitan chromosome 6B, WEW_v2.0, whole genome shotgun sequence genome:
- the LOC119324993 gene encoding uncharacterized protein LOC119324993: MATDADLASLDDAPASSAARFHPKVRGKAKAKAKTKAKPKAKSGPGGEPHAAEGGVDATETGMAGASEGADEMDPEGEDFVVREMDVYFTPKPFGKDTKLYIAQYPLRPCWRPYELGEVCKEVRVRPESSEVELDLEIDTESDNYDPEVSASFGLTEQTLSSSEAAADVAGYAVGVLRGNLVHLNHLDAVLQLRPSMSHLISGASHTTRQPLQEVETNVGQTVPSVKGDERSEGSHKDSIKEPEPWISLTYEPAGSDVASRYYAEMMANEGRPMDFTMSAQDYAMSLCPGGPAGSKHINRCELLRKMLLLPLDVRLKKWFTEVSQVNRFDALTHLAPDCSEEDLLKILPAYADLVRGLWVCKSSLLYDDGHASKRDKILLGFTKGESIPVTYVERLIRDERTRNMILNPLGKRREKLQDYKFIVPADSSFIRRYSHIVKEQENAWSVRLRA, translated from the coding sequence ATGGCGACTGACGCCGACCTCGCCTCTCTCGACGACGCCCCCGCCTCTTCCGCCGCTCGCTTCCACCCCAAGGTAAGGGGCAAGGCCAAGGCCAAGGCGAAGACGAAGGCGAAGCCCAAGGCCAAGTCCGGACCGGGGGGTGAACCCCACGCGGCGGAGGGTGGCGTGGACGCGACGGAGACGGGCATGGCGGGTGCTAGCGAGGGCGCGGATGAGATGGATCCTGAGGGCGAGGACTTCGTGGTGCGGGAGATGGACGTGTATTTCACGCCCAAGCCCTTCGGCAAGGACACCAAGCTCTACATCGCGCAGTACCCGCTGAGGCCATGCTGGCGCCCCTACGAGCTCGGTGAAGTGTGCAAGGAGGTTCGCGTGAGGCCGGAGAGCTCAGAGGTCGAACTGGATTTGGAGATCGATACAGAGAGTGACAACTACGACCCGGAGGTTTCTGCATCTTTCGGGCTGACAGAGCAGACCTTATCATCATCGGAAGCAGCAGCTGATGTGGCCGGTTATGCCGTCGGGGTTCTTCGAGGCAACTTGGTCCATCTGAATCATCTTGATGCAGTTCTCCAACTGCGACCGTCGATGTCGCATCTCATTTCCGGTGCATCGCATACTACCAGGCAGCCTTTACAAGAGGTAGAAACAAATGTTGGCCAGACGGTTCCATCAGTTAAGGGAGATGAGCGCTCAGAGGGTTCCCACAAGGACTCAATTAAAGAACCCGAGCCATGGATTTCGCTCACTTACGAACCAGCTGGGAGTGATGTTGCAAGCAGGTACTATGCTGAGATGATGGCAAATGAGGGCAGGCCCATGGATTTCACAATGAGCGCACAAGATTATGCAATGTCATTGTGTCCTGGAGGGCCAGCAGGCAGCAAGCATATTAACAGATGCGAGCTGTTACGCAAGATGCTTTTGCTGCCACTGGATGTGCGCCTCAAGAAATGGTTTACTGAGGTGTCGCAAGTGAACCGCTTTGATGCTCTAACGCATCTTGCTCCAGACTGTTCGGAGGAAGACCTTCTGAAAATTCTTCCAGCGTACGCAGATTTGGTGCGTGGTTTATGGGTCTGCAAAAGCTCTTTGCTGTATGATGATGGACATGCTTCCAAAAGGGATAAAATTCTGCTCGGATTTACAAAAGGGGAGTCCATACCTGTGACATATGTAGAGAGACTGATCAGAGATGAGCGAACGAGGAACATGATATTGAACCCACTGGGTAAAAGAAGGGAGAAGCTTCAAGACTACAAGTTTATAGTACCAGCAGATTCATCATTCATAAGACGTTATTCCCATATAGTCAAGGAGCAGGAAAATGCTTGGTCAGTCCGCCTAAGAGCCTGA